The following coding sequences are from one Streptomyces venezuelae window:
- a CDS encoding acyl-CoA thioesterase → MTDQAPHPESEIPGKPTSASRTTLSHIMTHNDTNLLGTVHGGVIMKLVDDAAGAVAGRHSGGPAVTASMDEMVFLEPVRVGDLVHVKAQVNWTGRSSMEVGVRVLAERWNESTPAQQVGSAYLVFAAVDADGKPRTVPPVVPETDRDRRRYQEAQIRRTHRLARRRAIKELRESRAAEGFED, encoded by the coding sequence ATGACAGACCAGGCTCCACATCCGGAATCGGAGATTCCGGGCAAGCCGACCTCGGCATCCCGCACCACGCTCAGCCACATCATGACCCACAACGACACCAACCTCCTCGGTACGGTGCACGGTGGCGTGATCATGAAACTGGTGGACGACGCGGCGGGCGCCGTCGCCGGACGCCACTCCGGCGGCCCCGCCGTCACCGCGTCCATGGACGAGATGGTGTTCCTCGAGCCGGTCAGGGTCGGCGACCTGGTCCATGTGAAGGCCCAGGTCAACTGGACCGGGCGCAGCTCCATGGAGGTCGGCGTCCGGGTCCTCGCCGAGCGCTGGAACGAGTCGACGCCCGCCCAGCAGGTCGGCTCCGCCTACCTGGTCTTCGCCGCCGTCGACGCGGACGGCAAGCCCCGCACGGTCCCCCCGGTCGTCCCCGAGACCGACCGCGACCGGCGCCGCTACCAGGAGGCCCAGATCCGCCGCACCCACCGCCTCGCCCGCCGCCGCGCGATCAAGGAGCTGCGCGAGTCCCGCGCGGCGGAGGGCTTCGAGGACTGA
- a CDS encoding LCP family protein: protein MSDWPDDQGGGRGYGRGSGNSQPEGARAMRHVQRGRPSRPAGPPPGGVPQQTSYDDGYDEPRGNGQPYGDARDEVFEPRAARRDPYAQNRDQGYDSGYNTGQVYGRPAAGDGGGPGGDGRPPRAARPAPNWRKRIKWTAITLVSVLVVTSVITYFWADSKLKREVDLSKVIERPEGGAGTNYLIVGSDSREGMTAEDKKRLHTGSADGKRTDSMMILHVADDGGNTMISLPRDSNVTIPSFKGAESGKLYPNQGRQTKLNAAYAEDGPELLVRTVEYNTGLRIDHYAEIGFGGFAKIVDAVGGVEMDIPKAFKDKWSGADFEKGKQTLDGQEALAFVRTRHAFSSDLDRTKNQQKFLAALAHQAATPGTVMNPFKLYPTMGAGLDTLVVDKDMGLFDVASMFWAMKGVTGGEGKSMNMPISGSVGGNLVWDKAKVKQLVKELNNDEKVTVSDNR from the coding sequence ATGAGCGATTGGCCTGACGATCAGGGTGGCGGCCGGGGATACGGCCGCGGCAGCGGGAACTCCCAGCCCGAGGGTGCCCGTGCGATGCGGCACGTCCAGCGCGGCCGGCCCTCCCGTCCGGCCGGACCACCGCCCGGCGGGGTCCCGCAGCAGACGTCGTACGACGACGGGTACGACGAGCCGCGCGGCAACGGCCAGCCGTACGGCGACGCACGCGACGAGGTCTTCGAGCCGCGCGCCGCGCGCCGGGACCCGTACGCGCAGAACCGGGACCAGGGCTACGACAGCGGCTACAACACCGGCCAGGTCTACGGCAGGCCCGCCGCGGGCGACGGCGGCGGTCCCGGCGGCGACGGACGCCCGCCGCGTGCCGCGCGCCCCGCGCCGAACTGGCGCAAGCGGATCAAGTGGACCGCTATCACGCTGGTCAGCGTGCTGGTCGTGACCTCCGTCATCACGTACTTCTGGGCCGACTCCAAGCTCAAGCGCGAGGTCGACCTCTCCAAGGTCATCGAGCGGCCCGAAGGCGGCGCGGGCACGAACTACCTGATCGTGGGCTCCGACAGCCGCGAGGGCATGACCGCCGAGGACAAGAAGCGCCTCCACACGGGCTCGGCCGACGGCAAGCGCACGGACTCGATGATGATCCTGCACGTCGCGGACGACGGCGGGAACACGATGATCTCGCTCCCCCGCGACTCGAACGTCACGATCCCCTCGTTCAAGGGCGCCGAGTCCGGCAAGCTCTACCCGAACCAGGGCCGCCAGACGAAGCTCAACGCCGCGTACGCGGAGGACGGCCCCGAACTTCTCGTGCGGACCGTCGAGTACAACACCGGCCTGAGGATCGACCACTACGCGGAGATCGGCTTCGGCGGCTTCGCCAAGATCGTGGACGCGGTCGGCGGCGTCGAGATGGACATCCCCAAGGCCTTCAAGGACAAGTGGTCGGGCGCCGACTTCGAGAAGGGCAAGCAGACGCTCGACGGCCAGGAAGCCCTGGCCTTCGTCCGCACCCGGCACGCCTTCTCCAGCGACCTGGACCGCACCAAGAACCAGCAGAAGTTCCTCGCGGCCCTGGCCCACCAGGCGGCGACGCCCGGCACGGTCATGAACCCGTTCAAGCTGTACCCGACGATGGGCGCGGGCCTGGACACACTGGTCGTCGACAAGGACATGGGCCTGTTCGACGTGGCCTCCATGTTCTGGGCGATGAAGGGCGTGACCGGCGGCGAGGGCAAGTCGATGAACATGCCGATCTCGGGCTCCGTCGGCGGCAACCTCGTCTGGGACAAGGCCAAGGTCAAGCAGCTCGTCAAGGAGCTCAACAACGACGAGAAGGTGACGGTCTCGGACAACCGGTGA
- a CDS encoding dipeptidase, translating to MADLQEEFSATAEAGALDQALVPPDPVPDPALVTAPGTDTVRCASPVDRARTLLAAHPVADGYSGLPWALRELPWHDFETGDSALEGDVPRLRAGRVGAQFWSVHVPDGPSGDRIVRTTLEQIDLVKHVVATHSDALRLARNASETADARNCGRIATLIGPARGAALGDSLGTLRALHSLGLCVVTLCGTSWAGEGGLTPFGEEVVREMNRLGVLADLSGASEVTARRVLAVSKAPVVFMRSGARALYDHPANLSDGLLAEVGAAKGLVLVPLAAGRTGPTVRTAADHLDHVRRIAGPECVGISGTHDTRETHPEGLTDPSCHPRLIAELVERGWSEAELAMLTWGNVQRALRGADFTARATRERRSASTATIDRLDG from the coding sequence ATGGCAGACCTGCAGGAGGAATTCAGCGCCACCGCCGAGGCGGGGGCGCTCGACCAGGCCCTCGTCCCGCCCGACCCCGTGCCCGACCCCGCCCTCGTGACCGCGCCCGGCACCGACACGGTCCGCTGCGCCTCCCCTGTGGACCGGGCCCGCACCCTGCTCGCCGCCCACCCCGTCGCCGACGGCTACAGCGGGCTGCCGTGGGCGCTGCGCGAGCTGCCCTGGCACGACTTCGAGACCGGCGACAGCGCTCTGGAGGGCGACGTGCCGCGGCTGCGCGCCGGCCGGGTCGGCGCGCAGTTCTGGTCGGTGCACGTGCCGGACGGGCCGAGCGGCGACCGCATCGTCCGCACGACGCTCGAACAGATCGACCTCGTCAAGCACGTCGTCGCCACCCACTCCGACGCGCTGCGGCTCGCCCGCAACGCCTCGGAGACCGCCGACGCCCGCAACTGCGGCCGCATCGCCACCCTGATCGGACCGGCCCGCGGCGCCGCGCTCGGCGACTCGCTGGGCACGCTGCGGGCGCTGCACAGCCTGGGCCTGTGCGTGGTCACGCTCTGCGGGACGTCGTGGGCGGGCGAGGGCGGTCTGACGCCGTTCGGCGAGGAGGTCGTCAGGGAGATGAACCGGCTCGGGGTCCTCGCCGATCTGTCGGGCGCCTCCGAGGTGACCGCGCGGCGGGTCCTCGCCGTCTCCAAGGCGCCGGTGGTCTTCATGCGCTCCGGGGCCCGCGCCCTGTACGACCATCCGGCGAACCTCTCGGACGGTCTCCTCGCGGAGGTGGGCGCCGCCAAGGGCCTGGTCCTCGTCCCGCTCGCCGCCGGGCGGACGGGGCCGACGGTGCGCACGGCGGCCGACCACCTCGACCACGTGCGCCGGATCGCGGGTCCTGAGTGCGTCGGCATCTCCGGCACGCACGACACCCGCGAGACGCACCCGGAGGGTCTCACGGACCCGTCGTGCCACCCTCGGCTGATCGCCGAGCTCGTCGAACGCGGCTGGTCCGAGGCCGAGTTGGCGATGCTCACCTGGGGCAACGTCCAACGGGCCCTGCGCGGCGCGGACTTCACCGCGCGGGCGACGCGGGAACGGCGTTCCGCTTCGACGGCGACGATAGACCGACTGGACGGGTGA
- a CDS encoding VOC family protein, with product MTEPIARLRNVVLDCPDPRALAEFYAAVIGGTIEEDGDWVDLVSPGRVKVSFQKVEGLRPPEWPRSDVNAQQVHLDLDAGRTDEEIDAAQEKVLALGATPLDLDDDNGRRDFRVYADPVGHPFCLCKIP from the coding sequence ATGACAGAACCCATCGCCCGCCTGCGCAACGTGGTCCTGGACTGCCCGGACCCGCGCGCACTCGCCGAGTTCTACGCCGCCGTCATCGGCGGCACCATCGAAGAGGACGGGGACTGGGTCGACCTCGTGTCGCCCGGCCGCGTCAAGGTGTCGTTCCAGAAGGTCGAGGGCCTGCGCCCGCCGGAGTGGCCGCGCTCCGACGTCAACGCGCAACAGGTCCACCTGGACCTGGACGCGGGACGCACCGACGAGGAGATCGACGCCGCCCAGGAGAAGGTGCTCGCGCTCGGCGCGACCCCCCTCGACCTGGACGACGACAACGGCAGGCGTGACTTCCGCGTCTACGCCGACCCCGTGGGGCACCCGTTCTGCCTCTGCAAGATCCCCTGA
- a CDS encoding UDP-glucose dehydrogenase family protein — protein MALKITVIGTGYLGATHAAAMAELGFEVLGLDVVPEKIEMLQRGEVPMYEPGLEDLLRKHVAGIEGASGRLRFTMDWAEVADFGDVHFICVNTPQKHGEYACDMSYVDNALESLAKHLTKASLVVGKSTVPVGSADRLASRLAELAPAGDEVELAWNPEFLREGFAVNDTLHPDRIVVGVRSERAEKLLREVYASPIGEGSPFVVTDFPTSELVKTSANSFLATKISFINAMAEVCEAAGGDVVKLAEALGHDDRIGKKFLRAGIGFGGGCLPKDIRAFMARAGELGADQALTFLREIDSINMRRRGQMVEMAREALGGGSFLGKRVAVLGATFKPDSDDVRDSPALNVAGQIHLQGGQVTVYDPKGMENARRLFPTLGYAETALDAVRGADVVLHLTEWREFRELDPAELAAAAAAPLILDGRNALDPWTWRAAGWTYRAMGRPAA, from the coding sequence ATGGCCCTCAAGATCACCGTGATCGGCACCGGCTATCTCGGCGCCACGCACGCCGCGGCCATGGCCGAGCTCGGTTTCGAGGTGCTGGGGCTCGACGTGGTGCCGGAGAAGATCGAGATGCTCCAGCGGGGCGAGGTCCCCATGTACGAGCCCGGTCTGGAGGACCTCCTGCGCAAGCACGTCGCGGGCATCGAGGGCGCCAGCGGGCGGCTGCGCTTCACGATGGACTGGGCGGAGGTCGCGGACTTCGGCGACGTCCACTTCATCTGCGTGAACACCCCGCAGAAGCACGGTGAGTACGCGTGCGACATGTCGTACGTCGACAACGCCCTGGAGTCCCTCGCCAAGCACCTGACCAAGGCCTCCCTGGTCGTCGGCAAGTCCACCGTCCCGGTGGGCAGCGCGGACCGCCTCGCGTCCCGCCTCGCGGAGCTCGCCCCGGCGGGCGACGAGGTCGAGCTGGCCTGGAACCCCGAGTTCCTGCGCGAGGGCTTCGCCGTCAACGACACGCTGCACCCCGACCGGATCGTCGTCGGCGTGCGCAGCGAGCGCGCGGAGAAGCTGCTGCGCGAGGTGTACGCGTCGCCCATCGGCGAGGGCTCGCCGTTCGTCGTCACGGACTTCCCGACCTCGGAGCTCGTGAAGACCTCCGCGAACTCGTTCCTCGCCACGAAGATCTCCTTCATCAACGCCATGGCCGAGGTCTGCGAGGCCGCGGGCGGCGACGTCGTGAAGCTCGCGGAGGCCCTCGGCCACGACGACCGCATCGGCAAGAAGTTCCTGCGGGCCGGCATCGGCTTCGGCGGCGGCTGCCTGCCCAAGGACATCCGCGCGTTCATGGCGCGGGCCGGCGAGCTCGGCGCGGACCAGGCCCTGACCTTCCTGCGCGAGATCGACTCCATCAACATGCGGCGGCGCGGCCAGATGGTCGAGATGGCGCGCGAGGCGCTCGGCGGCGGATCCTTCCTCGGCAAGCGGGTCGCGGTCCTCGGCGCCACGTTCAAGCCGGACTCGGACGACGTACGCGACTCCCCGGCCCTCAACGTGGCCGGCCAGATCCACCTCCAGGGCGGCCAGGTGACCGTCTACGACCCGAAGGGCATGGAGAACGCCCGCAGGCTGTTCCCCACCCTCGGGTACGCGGAGACGGCCCTGGACGCCGTCCGCGGCGCCGACGTCGTCCTGCACCTCACCGAGTGGCGCGAGTTCCGCGAGCTCGACCCGGCGGAGCTCGCCGCCGCGGCGGCCGCCCCGCTCATCCTGGACGGCCGCAACGCCCTGGACCCCTGGACGTGGCGCGCCGCGGGCTGGACGTACCGCGCGATGGGCAGGCCCGCGGCCTGA
- a CDS encoding acyl-CoA dehydrogenase, producing the protein MAGSADFDLYRPSEEHDMLRDAIRSLAEAKIAPFAAAVDEEARFPQEALDALVANDLHAVHVPESYGGAGADALATVIVIEEVARVCASSSLIPAVNKLGSLPVILSGSEELKKKYMTPLAGGQGMFSYCLSEPDAGSDAAGMKTKAVRDGDFWVLNGVKRWITNAGVSEYYTVMAVTDPEKRSKGISAFVVEKGDEGVSFGAPEKKLGIKGSPTREVYLDNVRIPADRMIGEEGTGFATAMKTLDHTRITIAAQALGIAQGALDYAKGYVKERKQFGKPIADFQGIQFMLADMAMKIEAARQLTYAAAAKSERGDKDLTFQGAAAKCFASDVAMEVTTDAVQLLGGYGYTRDYPVERMMRDAKITQIYEGTNQVQRIVMARNLP; encoded by the coding sequence TTGGCCGGATCGGCTGATTTCGACCTGTACCGCCCGTCCGAGGAGCACGACATGCTCCGCGACGCGATCCGTTCGCTGGCCGAGGCGAAGATCGCGCCGTTCGCCGCCGCGGTGGACGAGGAGGCCCGCTTCCCGCAGGAGGCCCTCGACGCGCTGGTCGCGAACGACCTGCACGCCGTGCACGTCCCGGAGAGCTACGGCGGCGCGGGCGCCGACGCGCTCGCCACGGTCATCGTCATCGAGGAAGTCGCGCGCGTCTGCGCCAGCTCCTCGCTGATCCCCGCCGTCAACAAGCTCGGCTCGCTGCCGGTCATCCTCTCCGGCTCCGAGGAGCTGAAGAAGAAGTACATGACGCCGCTCGCCGGCGGCCAGGGCATGTTCTCGTACTGCCTCTCCGAGCCGGACGCCGGTTCGGACGCGGCGGGCATGAAGACCAAGGCCGTGCGCGACGGCGACTTCTGGGTGCTCAACGGCGTGAAGCGCTGGATCACCAACGCGGGCGTCTCCGAGTACTACACGGTGATGGCCGTCACCGACCCGGAGAAGCGCTCCAAGGGCATCAGCGCGTTCGTCGTCGAGAAGGGCGACGAGGGCGTCTCCTTCGGCGCGCCGGAGAAGAAGCTCGGCATCAAGGGCTCCCCGACCCGCGAGGTCTACCTCGACAACGTCCGCATCCCCGCCGACCGCATGATCGGCGAGGAGGGCACGGGCTTCGCGACCGCCATGAAGACCCTGGACCACACCCGCATCACCATCGCGGCCCAGGCTCTCGGCATCGCCCAGGGCGCGCTCGACTATGCCAAGGGGTACGTGAAGGAGCGCAAGCAGTTCGGCAAGCCGATCGCCGACTTCCAGGGCATCCAGTTCATGCTCGCCGACATGGCGATGAAGATCGAGGCGGCGCGTCAGCTGACGTACGCGGCGGCGGCCAAGTCCGAGCGCGGCGACAAGGACCTCACCTTCCAGGGCGCGGCCGCGAAGTGCTTCGCCTCGGACGTGGCGATGGAGGTCACCACGGACGCGGTGCAGCTCCTCGGCGGGTACGGGTACACCCGGGACTACCCCGTCGAGCGCATGATGCGCGACGCGAAGATCACGCAGATCTATGAGGGCACGAACCAGGTCCAGCGCATCGTGATGGCGCGCAACCTGCCGTAA
- a CDS encoding dipeptidase, with protein sequence MTSLDSRDSLAEARALLADFPVVDGHNDLPWALREKAGYDIGELDIATDQRGSLHTDIARLRAGGVGAQFWSVYVRTDLTGDAAVSATLEQIDCVDQLLTRYPADLGRALTAADMEKVRAEGRIASLMGAEGGHSINNSLATLRALHTLGVRYMTLTHNDNIAWADSATDEPGVGGLSPFGHEVVREMNRVGMLVDLSHVAATTMRAALDTSTAPVIFSHSSSRAVCDHPRNIPDDVLERLPANGGVAMATFVPKFVLQAAVDWTQAADDNMRANGFHHLDTRPEAMKVHEAFEASNPRPIATAATVADHLDHMREVAGVDHIGIGGDYDGTAFTPSGLDDVAGYPNLIAELIDRGWSRSDLAKLTWRNAVRVLGAAEDVARDEQSRRGPSIATLEQLDG encoded by the coding sequence ATGACATCACTCGACTCCCGCGACTCCCTCGCCGAAGCACGCGCCCTCCTCGCCGACTTCCCCGTCGTCGACGGCCACAACGACCTGCCGTGGGCCCTGCGCGAGAAGGCCGGCTACGACATCGGCGAGCTCGACATCGCGACGGACCAGCGGGGCAGCCTGCACACGGACATAGCCCGGCTGCGCGCGGGCGGCGTCGGCGCGCAGTTCTGGTCGGTGTACGTGCGCACGGACCTGACGGGCGACGCGGCGGTCAGCGCCACGCTCGAACAGATCGACTGCGTCGACCAGTTGCTCACCCGCTACCCGGCGGACCTGGGCCGCGCACTGACGGCGGCGGACATGGAGAAGGTCCGCGCCGAGGGCCGCATCGCCTCCCTGATGGGCGCCGAGGGCGGGCACTCCATCAACAACTCCCTCGCCACGCTGCGGGCGTTGCACACGCTCGGCGTCCGCTACATGACGCTCACGCACAACGACAACATCGCGTGGGCGGACTCGGCGACGGACGAGCCGGGCGTCGGCGGGCTCTCGCCCTTCGGTCACGAGGTCGTACGCGAGATGAACCGCGTCGGCATGCTCGTGGACCTCTCGCACGTCGCGGCGACGACGATGCGGGCGGCGCTGGACACGTCGACGGCGCCGGTGATCTTCTCCCACTCGTCGTCGCGGGCGGTCTGCGACCACCCGCGCAACATCCCGGACGACGTCCTGGAGCGGTTGCCCGCCAACGGCGGCGTGGCGATGGCGACCTTCGTCCCGAAGTTCGTCCTCCAGGCGGCGGTCGACTGGACGCAGGCCGCCGACGACAACATGCGGGCCAACGGATTCCACCACCTGGACACGCGGCCCGAGGCGATGAAGGTCCACGAGGCCTTCGAGGCGTCCAACCCGCGCCCGATCGCCACCGCCGCGACGGTCGCCGACCACCTCGACCACATGCGCGAGGTCGCGGGCGTCGACCACATCGGCATCGGCGGCGACTACGACGGCACGGCGTTCACCCCGTCGGGCCTCGACGACGTGGCGGGCTACCCGAACCTGATCGCGGAGCTCATCGACCGCGGCTGGTCCCGGTCCGACCTCGCGAAGCTGACGTGGCGGAACGCGGTACGGGTGCTCGGCGCGGCGGAGGACGTGGCGCGCGACGAGCAGTCCCGCAGGGGCCCGTCGATCGCGACGCTGGAGCAGCTGGACGGCTGA
- the purE gene encoding 5-(carboxyamino)imidazole ribonucleotide mutase: MSAPVVGIVMGSDSDWPVMEGAAKALDEFEVPFEVDVVSAHRMPHEMIAYGEQAADRGLKAIIAGAGGAAHLPGMLASVTPLPVIGVPVPLKYLDGMDSLLSIVQMPAGVPVATVSVGGARNAGLLAARMLAAHDPELLGRMREFQQELNDQATEKGKRLRAKVEGAGSGFGFGSGK, translated from the coding sequence ATGAGTGCACCCGTTGTTGGCATCGTCATGGGCTCGGACTCCGACTGGCCGGTGATGGAGGGCGCCGCCAAGGCACTCGACGAGTTCGAGGTCCCCTTCGAGGTCGACGTCGTCTCCGCGCACCGCATGCCGCACGAGATGATCGCGTACGGCGAGCAGGCCGCGGACCGCGGCCTCAAGGCGATCATCGCCGGCGCGGGCGGCGCCGCCCACCTGCCCGGCATGCTCGCGTCGGTGACCCCGCTCCCCGTGATCGGCGTCCCCGTACCGCTCAAGTACCTGGACGGCATGGACAGCCTCCTGTCCATCGTGCAGATGCCCGCGGGCGTCCCGGTCGCGACGGTCTCCGTCGGCGGCGCGCGCAACGCGGGCCTGCTCGCGGCCCGCATGCTCGCCGCGCACGACCCCGAACTCCTCGGCCGCATGCGGGAGTTCCAGCAGGAGCTGAACGACCAGGCCACGGAGAAGGGCAAGCGGCTGCGGGCCAAGGTCGAGGGAGCGGGTTCCGGATTCGGCTTCGGCTCGGGAAAGTGA
- a CDS encoding 5-(carboxyamino)imidazole ribonucleotide synthase, with product MTFPVVGMVGGGQLARMTHEAGIPLGLKFKLLSDTPQDSAAQVVGDVVIGDCRDLDTLRAFARGCDVITFDHEHVPTEHLRALEADGIPVRPGPDALVHAQDKGVMRAKLTEIGVPCPRHRIVKDPADVAAFAAEGAADGGDGFPVILKTVRGGYDGKGVWFVRSVEDAEDPFRAGVPVLAEEKVDFARELAANVVRSPHGQAVAYPVVESQQVDGVCDTVIAPAPGLSEDLAGQAQELALRIAKELGVVGHLAVELFETRDGRILVNELAMRPHNSGHWTQDGAITSQFANHVRAVLDLPLGDPRPRAKWTVMANVLGGDYPDMYAAYLHCMARDPQLKIHMYGKDVKPGRKVGHVNTYGDDLDEVLDRARHAAGYLRGTITE from the coding sequence GTGACGTTCCCGGTAGTCGGCATGGTCGGCGGCGGTCAGCTCGCCCGCATGACCCACGAGGCGGGCATCCCCCTCGGCCTTAAATTCAAGCTCCTCAGTGACACCCCGCAGGATTCCGCGGCGCAGGTCGTCGGCGACGTCGTCATCGGCGACTGTCGCGACCTGGACACGCTGCGCGCGTTCGCGCGGGGCTGCGACGTGATCACCTTCGATCACGAACACGTACCCACCGAGCATCTACGGGCCCTGGAGGCGGACGGCATCCCCGTCCGTCCGGGGCCCGACGCGTTGGTGCACGCCCAGGACAAGGGCGTCATGCGCGCGAAGCTCACGGAGATCGGCGTGCCCTGCCCGCGCCACCGGATCGTGAAGGACCCGGCCGACGTGGCCGCCTTCGCGGCCGAGGGCGCCGCGGACGGCGGCGACGGCTTCCCCGTGATCCTGAAGACGGTGCGGGGCGGCTACGACGGAAAGGGGGTGTGGTTCGTACGTTCCGTCGAGGACGCCGAAGACCCCTTCCGGGCCGGTGTCCCCGTCCTCGCCGAGGAGAAGGTCGACTTCGCGCGGGAACTGGCGGCGAACGTCGTCCGCTCGCCGCACGGCCAGGCCGTCGCCTACCCCGTCGTCGAGTCCCAGCAGGTCGACGGCGTCTGCGACACGGTGATCGCCCCGGCGCCCGGCCTCTCCGAGGACCTCGCGGGCCAGGCACAGGAACTCGCGCTGCGCATCGCCAAGGAACTCGGCGTCGTCGGGCACCTCGCCGTCGAGCTGTTCGAGACCCGCGACGGCCGCATCCTCGTCAACGAACTGGCGATGCGCCCGCACAACTCCGGCCACTGGACGCAGGATGGCGCGATCACCTCGCAGTTCGCCAACCACGTCCGCGCCGTGCTCGACCTGCCGCTCGGCGACCCGCGCCCGCGCGCCAAGTGGACCGTGATGGCCAACGTGCTGGGCGGGGACTACCCCGACATGTACGCCGCGTACCTGCACTGCATGGCCCGCGACCCGCAGCTCAAGATCCACATGTACGGCAAGGACGTGAAGCCCGGCCGCAAGGTCGGTCACGTGAACACCTACGGCGACGATCTGGACGAGGTCCTCGACCGCGCCCGGCACGCGGCCGGCTACCTCAGAGGAACGATCACCGAATGA
- a CDS encoding GtrA family protein, with translation MTERGSLRVRLDRLGREVAKFGAVGAVGTLVNFGVFNLVRHVTDLHVVRASVIATVVAIAFNYVGFRYFTYKDRDKSGRTKELTLFLLFSGVGLVIENGVLYAATYWFGWDSRLQSNFFKFLGMGIATLFRFWSYRSWVFKALPVRETTVGHAESFLEETETKPVVRRP, from the coding sequence ATGACGGAACGGGGCTCACTGCGCGTGCGGCTGGACAGGCTCGGGCGCGAGGTTGCCAAGTTCGGAGCCGTGGGGGCGGTCGGAACCCTGGTCAACTTCGGCGTCTTCAACCTGGTGCGGCACGTCACCGACCTCCACGTGGTGCGCGCGAGCGTGATCGCCACGGTCGTCGCCATCGCCTTCAACTACGTGGGCTTCCGCTACTTCACGTACAAGGACCGTGACAAGAGCGGTCGCACCAAGGAGCTCACGCTGTTCCTGCTGTTCAGCGGGGTCGGCCTGGTCATCGAGAACGGCGTGCTCTACGCGGCGACGTACTGGTTCGGCTGGGACAGCCGTCTCCAGTCCAACTTCTTCAAGTTCCTCGGCATGGGCATCGCGACGCTCTTCCGCTTCTGGTCGTACCGCAGCTGGGTGTTCAAGGCCCTGCCCGTGCGCGAGACGACGGTCGGGCATGCGGAATCGTTCCTGGAGGAGACCGAGACGAAGCCCGTGGTGCGCAGGCCCTAG
- a CDS encoding ATP-binding protein, whose protein sequence is MRRRLINSTLAVVLVVIAVFGVSLVIVETRTISSSAQERVDSEALRLASIVDSRLISKEKISGDILRDQVASDRYARIEIPGRKPIQIGERPGGQVISATRPGEQGEKVTVQEPKAAVTREVGRTLLIIAAVALLAIVAAVLLAVRQANRLASPLTDLAETAERLGSGDPRPRHKRYGVPELDRVADVLDSSAERIGRMLTAERRLAADASHQLRTPLTALSMRLEEITVTDELDTVKEEATIALAQVERLTDVVERLLTNSRDPRTGSAVAFDLDEVVKQQLEEWRPAYRSVGRAIVSSGKRHLEAVGTPGAVAQVLAALIENSLMHGGGTVALRTRVTGNQAVIEVTDEGPGVPADLGARIFERTISGRNSTGIGLAVARDLAEADGGRLEMLQTQPPVFGLFLSRTPLSRSRDHEADDKTIR, encoded by the coding sequence ATGCGCCGCAGACTGATCAACAGCACCCTCGCCGTCGTCCTCGTGGTGATCGCCGTCTTCGGGGTGAGCCTCGTCATCGTCGAGACGAGGACCATCAGCAGCAGCGCCCAGGAGCGCGTCGACTCCGAGGCGCTGCGGCTCGCGAGCATCGTGGACAGCCGGCTGATCAGCAAGGAGAAGATCAGCGGCGACATCCTGCGCGACCAGGTCGCCTCCGACCGGTACGCCCGCATCGAGATCCCCGGCCGCAAGCCCATCCAGATCGGCGAGCGCCCCGGCGGCCAGGTCATCAGCGCCACCCGCCCCGGCGAACAGGGCGAGAAGGTCACCGTCCAGGAGCCGAAGGCCGCCGTGACCCGCGAGGTCGGCAGGACCCTGCTGATCATCGCCGCCGTCGCGCTGCTCGCCATCGTCGCCGCCGTCCTCCTCGCCGTCCGGCAGGCCAACCGCCTCGCCTCGCCGCTCACCGACCTCGCCGAGACCGCGGAGCGCCTCGGCTCGGGCGACCCCCGCCCCCGCCACAAGCGGTACGGCGTGCCGGAGCTGGACCGTGTCGCCGACGTCCTCGACTCCTCCGCGGAGCGCATCGGAAGGATGCTGACCGCCGAGCGGCGCCTCGCCGCCGACGCGTCGCACCAGCTGCGCACCCCGCTGACCGCGCTCTCCATGCGCCTGGAGGAGATCACCGTCACCGATGAGCTGGACACGGTGAAGGAGGAGGCGACGATCGCCCTTGCGCAGGTCGAGCGGCTCACCGACGTCGTGGAGCGGCTCCTGACCAACTCCCGTGATCCGCGTACGGGATCCGCCGTCGCCTTCGACCTGGACGAGGTCGTCAAGCAGCAGCTGGAGGAGTGGCGCCCCGCCTACCGCAGCGTCGGCCGGGCCATCGTCAGCTCGGGCAAGCGGCACCTGGAGGCGGTCGGCACGCCCGGAGCCGTGGCGCAGGTCCTTGCCGCGCTGATCGAGAACTCGCTGATGCACGGTGGCGGCACGGTCGCCCTGCGTACCCGCGTCACCGGCAACCAGGCGGTCATCGAGGTCACGGACGAGGGTCCCGGTGTCCCCGCCGATCTGGGGGCGCGCATTTTCGAGCGGACGATCAGCGGCCGCAACTCGACGGGAATCGGCCTCGCGGTGGCACGGGATCTGGCCGAGGCGGACGGCGGCCGCCTGGAGATGCTGCAGACGCAGCCGCCGGTCTTCGGGCTTTTCCTGTCCCGTACGCCGCTGTCGCGGAGTCGGGACCACGAGGCGGACGACAAGACGATCCGCTAG